The Zalophus californianus isolate mZalCal1 chromosome 6, mZalCal1.pri.v2, whole genome shotgun sequence DNA window CCTTCCTCTGGCTGGAGGGACTTCTGGATATTCAGATCCAGAGCCTGCACAAACCCCCTTCCCCAGTCCCAGGCTGAATGGGAGTTGCTGCTTGGGGGGCGCTGACTTGAGGTTTTCTGGCGTCAGGGGTGACCCAGAGCACCGTGTTCTCCTGTGAAGCTCACAACCTTAAAGGCCTGGCCTCTTCTCGCCCAGCCACTGTTCGCCTTCAAGGTAGGAGGActggcgggagggagggagggtgagtgAGGCAGGGGCGTTTGCAGCCAGCCGTCCAGCAGCCGGGTGAAGTTACAGTCATTTGGTGTTCCGGCTTCCCGAGGCCCTCCTGGGACGTGAGGGATGAAGGGTTAATTGGCAGAGCTCCATCCCTAGTGAGAGCACCTGAGACCCTGCCATGGCTGAGATGAGAATAGAAACCTGACGTCACAGCAGATTTCCCATCACGATGATGCAGAGTCCtcgcgagggagggagggagagagggagccagCAGGAGATGGTCAGGGCTCATGCCCAGCCTTGCTTCTGCCAGTCCCTGTGGAGGGAATGGGGCTGGGGAAAACAGCCTAGCAGGATGATAGCGGAGATCCAAAGGGCTGGTGTGCACCAAGGGAGGGAAGATGGGAGGGAGAGAAccagtggggggggtgggtgggaatggGTTGTGGCTGCCTCTCAGTTGTCTCTCCCCAGGCCAGGGTACTGtcgtcccccctcccctgccacaccCATTCTTATCCTATTCCTTGGCCAGATATAGGGCCCCTGATTCAGAGAGAGGCGACCTCTCCCCGCAGCCAGCTGATAACACTCTCCCTGGTATGAGCAGCTCTCCCCTGCTGGCTTCTGGGCTTGTATATGACTGTGGTGCTGGGAGTGCTGGGTAGCCATCGTCAGGTTGGGGGGGACCCCAGGCCTTAGGGAGGGACTCGAGGCTTGACTCCTTCCTGGGCACTCAAGTCTAGGGCACTGACTCACTCCTTGTCCACAGCACTGCCTGCAGCCCCCTTTAACATCACAGTGACAAAGCTCTCCAGCAGCAATGCTAGTGTGGCCTGGACGCCAGGGGCCGATGGCCGGGCCCTGCTCCAGTCCTGTACGGTCCAGGTAAGGCGAGGGAGGATATGGCTCTCCTGGCCATGTTCGTTCTGTGGCTGCCTCGGTGGCACTTTGTTCGCAGTGGTATCACATTTACCTACACTTGTCCGTGGGGCTTGGTCTCCAGCTCTCTCCGGGTGTTGCTTCCTTTCCAGGAACAGCCCAGCCCGCCCCTTACCATAGGTGCTCTGGCCACCAAGTGACTTGGCAAATTGGCTCAAACCTGTACATTCTTCAGGCTGGAAAGCAGATCACTGGAGCAGATGTGGGATGCCTGGAGGAGTTTTTCTTCTGTCGGCAAAACCCCAAACCTTTGATTTAGCTGATGCCTGTACCCTCATGTCCCATCCCCTGACTCATGCCAAAGAGAACAAGGGGACTGGAAGGGGTTCTAAGCCCCAGAGAGTGGAAAACGTGGATGAGGTGATACCAAAAACAAGAGGCAATGCAGCCTtgtttattttcatctgtttacTCCCAAGTTTTTAATGAGCACTTTTGAAACTGTTCTAGGCAGTTCCCCCAGGCAGGAGAggcccctgctctgggctctaCCATTTAGAGGACCCCACTCTGGCCCTCCTTTTGCTGCACCCCTTGCCCCTGGGCAAGGAGTCTGTAGAGACAAGGGGATATGCCCATCTAGATCATTGAGgacatcccctcccctcccccaactgccACGCCACACCATCTTAGATACTCAGGACCTCCACCCTTATGGCCCCCAGTCTGCTTCTGGGACCTGTGTGGGCCTCTTCCCTGGTCCCTCCTTGGGAGGGCATGGTTTGTGCACCTCAAGTCCAAAGGGCAGCCATTGTGGGGAATCGGTATGCAGGTAGCACTGTCCACACTCGCGCAGTTGATGTTCCTCCTGGTACAGACCCTTGGCTCACAggctagctctttttttttttttaaagattttatttatttatttaatcgacagagagagagagagacagcgagagaggggacccaagcagggggagtgggagagggagaagcagccttcccgtggagcaggaagcccgatgcggggcccgatcccaggaccctggggccatgaccccagccgaaggcagttgctcaaccgactgagccccccaggcaccccacaggcTAGCTCTTCTTGTGCCACCACATTCTGGCTTGGGAATCCTAGGGATGAGAGGATTATAAATGCAAACTTGACCTTCCAGATTGTTTTGAAGCTTTATTTGTTCGTATACCATCATAGGAAATATTTTGTTCCAATAATTTGTTAGCTGATTTATAACATGTAAATATTTAGCCATTTAGCCAAAATGTAAGGTGAAGGCCTGGTTCACCATGCTCCTAGGCTCCCAGTTACTCTGCCCTTGAGAAACTAGAGTTTGCACTGGCGTGTAGCTATAATAAACGGTAACCCTTCTAACCGAGTTATGTACCAAGCACAAAAGGGTATGAGTTTTCTAGAGTAGTTGGGAAAGTCTTTGACAGAAAACGTGGTATTTGCACCAAGTCTTAAAAGATGAGTTGGACTTCGCTAGGAAGAGCAGGTCATTCCAAGCAAAGGAACAGCATTTGCAAAGGCATGGAGGCATGGAACTTGGTGTTATTAgagtgggggcaggtgggagggagtgggTTGCAAGTGTTTGCTGATAGGCTTAGAGGAGGCATTAACTCAAGATCTCCCCccccttctctgtcccctgctcCTGCCCATGCCTATTGCATCTTCGGCCTCCCTCCTCTCCATCATTACTTTGCTGCTTTTCTGTAGGTGACACAGGCTCCAGGAGGCTGGGAGGTCCTGGCTGTCGTGGTCCCCGTGCCGCCTTTTACCTGCCTGCTCCGGGACCTGGCACCTGCCACCAACTACAGCCTCAGGGTGCGCTGTGCCAACGCCTTGGGGCCTTCTCCATATGCCGACTGGGTGCCCTTTCGGACAAAGGGCCTAGGTAAGGGGCTTGCAGAGCAGAGTGGCTAGGCAGGGCCTGCGTGGGGAACAGGCGATGTTGGCTTCAGTCCTGAATGAAGTTGCTTGAGAGAGAGGTTACCTGAAAGGGGGGTTCCTGCCTCATTCAGCAAACACGGAGTGTCTGCTGCGTACCTATGAATTAGATAAATCCGACCTCTTCCCATGCAGCTTTAGTTCTAGGGGGTGGAGCAGGCATGCAAATTAGAAAAGATCAGATCGTTTCGTGAGGAAGAGTGCCCTCAGGGTGGTCCAGGCATACCCCCATAAAGAGATTGAGGTTTGAATGATAAGGAACAAGCCAcacttgggggaggggaaatcaCTGCAGAAGCGGGCATAGCAAGTGCAGAGATCCTATGGCAGGAACTTGCTTGGAGTTCTCCTATCCATAGCAGAGATGCTGGTGGGGCTATGAGGGGGAAGTGGTGAAGGATGCTGCTGAGGCGGTAACCAAGAGCAGCACTGTACCTAGCAGGGTGCTGTGGGTCCTGCCATTGCTCACCCCTCCTCCACAGGACTCTGGGTGAGAGCAGTCAGAACTGGGAGGGAAGCTCAAGCCCCCACCTGTAGCTCTCTGAGCTGTGTAGCTCTTGGGAGTTGGTTCCAAAGGCTAGCACGGGATGGTGATAGTGGGTAGGGCAGGGCTCTTAGCGGCCTTCTCTCTTTGGGTACAGCCCCAGCCAGCGCTCCCCAGAACCTCCATGCCATCCGCACAGACTCAGGCCTCATCCTGGAGTGGGAAGAAGTGATCCCCGGGGGCCCTTTGGAAGGCCCCCTGGGACCCTATAAATTGTCCTGGGTTCAGGACAATGGAACCCAGGTAAGGGGCACCCAGGTAAGGGGAGACAAGCCTCTGCTCTCCAGGTACACCAAGTCATCTGTCAGGACTCAAGACCTTTAGAGCTTCCGAATGGCTGTCCTTGGTGGGCCTGGGGACTTTGGTGGGCTGGGCCTCCCACCACCCCAGGGAGTCCACTTTTCCCCACCTTCCCCTGCAGGCTTCCCTCCTTGTTGGATTGTCTCCTGTTAGGATTGTATCCGGTGGCTGCTTGTAAAGCAGGAAGCACATTCCTGAACAGACTGGGGGAGGGCACGGATGAGGCTGTCTTATCCTCAGCCTGGtttcttcccatcccccaccgcTGCCTGCCGGGACTGAGCCTTGTTTGTGTTCAGGGGAGGCCTCTGTGGCCTGGAGAAGGAATGTGATGACTCCCAGCAGGTTGTGTTCCTGAGGTCCCTGAACCCACGGTGTCCCTTACCTCCTGGGTTCCTAGCCGGACCTTTTTCTGCATTCAGGCCCCAGCAGGAGGCCTTTTCCTCAGCCTCAAACGTGGGATGGGGGTTTTTCCTGGCTGCAGGGTGAGCTGACAGTGGAGGGGACCAGGGCCAACTTGACAGGCTGGGATCCGCAGAAGGACCTGACTGTGCGTGTATGCATCTCCAATGCAGTTGGCTGTGGGCCCTGGAGTCAGCCACTGGTGGTCTCTTCTCATGACCATGCAGGTAAGGCCtgtaggggaagggcagaggcgaTCAAGGCTCTCAAGGGCAACCTAGATCGGTGGAAGGAGCTTGGTAGCACCTTTGCTTCTAATAGACCCAAAGACTCAGCAGTTGAGGCCAGGGTTGGTATTTGAACGATATGtcattctccccctgccccagaacTAGCATAGAAATCCCCGGTCTCATCGTAGGTTCCAACAGCCAGGGCCTGTCACTGACAGGGTCGGAACTCTTGGGGCTTCCTTTGGAATTTCTTTCTCCTCGGGATCTTTATTGACTTAAGAGAACCTCTTGTCCCGGCCAGATGGTCATCAATGGAAAGTTCTAAAGGGATTCCTTGATGTCAGCCTCACTCATGCCACTGCCCCTGTCTCCCATAGGCCAGCAGGGCCATCCCCACAGCCGCACATCCTGGGTGCCTGTGGTCCTGGGTGTGCTGACAGCCTTGGTGACGGCCGCGGCCTTGGCCCTCATCCTGCTTCGGAAGAGGCGGAAGGAGACACGGTTCGGGTAAGTTGGGGGGGCCGAGGAGGGAGAGGCGGGCGGTGACCAGCGATCTTGGGGCTGACTCCAAGTCCTGGATTTCCCCTTAGGCAAGCCTTTGACAGTGTCATGGCCCGGGGGGAGCCAGCCGTTCACTTCCGGGCAGCCCGGTCCTTCAATCGGGAGCGGCCTGAGCGTATTGAGGCCACACGTGAGTGTGGGGAATCATAGGAAGAATGGACTCTCTTCGCGCCCCTATCCATATTCTTTTTGTTAGCTCATTAATTTGGCCAGTGTGTCTGAACACTGATGAGTCCTGAGCACACAGCAGTGGAAAAGACCCATAGACCTACCCTCGTGGAGGTTGCCATCCTAGCCGTGGGAGAGCTAAAGTAAGCTCATGCCTCCTCTGAGGGCTGAGCCTGGGGTGTGTGTCAGGAGCCAGAGAGGCCCCTCTTCTGTCTCACCACCCTTCTCCCCACAGTGGACAGCTTGGGCATCAGCGATGAACTCAAGGACAAACTGGAGGATGTGCTCATCCCTGAGCAGCAGTTCACCCTGGGCCGGATGTTGGGCAAAGGTGTGTGGGGCTGCATGGAGACTAGCCAGGGTGCAGTTTGTCTTTGATTGCTCCCAGCACTTTGGGGGTGTGGGTTTGGGGCAGCTCCTGTGAACACGATATGCTGAGTCGGGGATGTTTGGGGGAACGGTGGCTGGGGATAAGGAGGGCAGAGGAGCACTCCCAGCATACTTCCTTCGGCTGTGGACAAGGGAGCCTCCTGCAGTGGCCCCGAAGTCTAGTGATTTGTGTCCCTGGGGAAGGTCACCTTGAAGAAAAGGGGCGGGGGGTGGTAGGGCAAGCGGCCTCACCATCATTTGGGTCGGTTCCTAGGAGAGTTTGGTTCAGTGCGGGAGGCCCAGCTGAAGCAGGAGGATGGCTCCTTTGTGAAAGTGGCCGTCAAGATGCTGAAAGGTGAGTGGAGAACAGTAGACCTAGAGTGGGGAGTGGAAGGGGTGACTGAGCCGGAAGTAGGCTCTGCTGCACCCCTAGACTTTCCAAGAAGAGTTAGTCAGCACTAACTAGGATGCCGCCTGTGCCACGTGAATAATTCAAAAGCATAAACCAACACACGTTTGCGCCCTTCGCTTTCTGTTGTCAGCAGTGACTGCCCTCTGGGCTCATTCAGGGCGATTAAAGCTGGTTGCCTGAGCGTCTGCGCTATCCAAACCAAAGGGAAGACTGTTAGCAAGTGGAAAAATGGTTGGAGAGCCCCACTCCATGGGAGTTTCTTCTGCTAATGGCCAGACTGTTTCCTGAGCCCTCTGGGAAGCCCAGGAAGGACAAGGCCTGGGAGTCTTGGCCAGAATTGGGGGCACATCTCCCttattccctccctcccatcttctTCTAGCTGACATCATTGCTTCAAGCGACATTGAAGAGTTCCTCAGGGAAGCGGCTTGCATGAAGGAATTTGACCACCCACACGTGGCCAAGCTTGTTGGTGAGCTCCTTCTCGGGGGGAGGCAGATATACAATAGGGCTAAAAGTGTGCTCCCCCAAGGTGGGAGGGCAGCCTGTAGGAGAGAAGTTTGGACTTAGCTGGTGAGGAAGCAGATAGCAAAATAGCAAGGAAGATCCTGGCTGAAATCTGATCCAACTCCAGATAAGGAGTTTATTGTGCAGGCCCTGTACCAAAGGTCCGCACTTGGAAGACTGCtcctgtgggcgcctgggtggctcggttggttaagcgactgccttcggctcaggtcatgatcctggagtcccgggatcgagtcccgcatcgggctccctgctcagcagggagtctgcttgtccctctgaccctccctcctctcatgtgctctctctctctctctcattctttctctcaaataaataaataaaatctttaaaaaaaaaaaagactgctcctgtgaacagaggagaaggaggggacaAGTAAATGCTCCAGAGATCTGGGGGCAGCCAGATCTTAAGTAGTCACCAGTAGGTAGGCCAGTGTGGACTTACAGGGAGGGAGGTAGCAGAGCGAGGGCTAGAGATAGGACCTAGCAGGTGGCGGACTCATGCAGACACCTAAGCCATCTCTTGACTGCTATGTACCCTGCTCCTGACTCTCCCTTGTCCCCAGGAGTGAGCCTCCGCAGCAGGGCCAAAGGCCGTCTCCCCATCCCCATGGTCATCTTGCCCTTCATGAAGCACGGGGACCTGCACGCCTTCCTACTCGCCTCCCGGATTGGGGAGAATCCCTTTGTGAGTGCCTGAGGTGGAATGGCCAGGATTTGGAAAGGGACAAAGACCCTCGGATTGAGTTTGGCTTGGTGGGCAGGGCCGATTAAGCTGGTTGGGAAGAGGCAGGCTGGCTTTGACCCTTTTTATGTTAGAAGGCTTCCTTCTCCCTCGCAAAGTCCTGCTGGGAATTTTAGGCAGGGCAAGGGCCCGCTTCTGGGAGAAGAGACCTCTGgagctccacactgggagtgTCTTGACTCTTGGATGCTCTCTCAGATCTGCCAAAGCTTCTTTGTCTTGGGAAGCCGCTCCAAACGCCCTCCTGTAATTCCAAGGACAGTCTAGGCTTCCTGGCCAGGGAACCCCCTTCATCCTGCCCTGGCTGGGTGGGCAGATCCAGCCTGAGCTTGCCCTGTCTGCCCACCAGAACCTGCCCCTGCAGACCCTGGTCCGGTTCATGGTGGACATCGCCTGTGGCATGGAGTACCTGAGCTCCCGGAACTTTATCCACCGAGACCTGGCTGCTCGGAATTGCATGTATGTGAATTCTAAAGGGCTCGGGgcgtggggtgggtggggaacaGAGCAGCCTATGACAGGAGGACTAGCTAATGGTCAGCTCTCACCTGGGTGCGTGGGGACAGCTGGGGAGCAAAGATGCCCTGGTTTCCGTAAGGCTGACTGCATCCTCCAACACCCCTCACAGGCTGGCGGAAGACATGACAGTGTGCGTAGCTGACTTTGGGCTCTCCCGGAAGATCTATAGCGGGGACTACTATCGCCAGGGCTGTGCCTCCAAATTGCCTGTCAAGTGGCTGGCCCTGGAGAGCCTGGCCGACAACCTGTATACTGTGCACAGTGACGTGGTGAGCAGGGTGGCACAGTGAGTCTCGGTGGGAACGCAAGCAGCGTGGCCTAGGGTGTGGGTGGCCCTTTAGAGTCCTCAAGGACCTAGCCGGGTCTCTTCTTTGGGCTTTGGCTGCTCCCTTATGAGGCGCCTGAGCCCTAAGATGTGCTTGCCTTAGGATTCTGCCCAGCTCAGGAAACCTAGTGACATCTCCCCTCCAACCTTGCTTCCATCCCAGTGGGCCTTCGGGGTGACCATGTGGGAGATCATGACTCGTGGGCAGACGCCGTATGCTGGCATTGAGAATGCTGAGATTTACAACTACCTCATCGGCGGGAACCGCCTGAAACAGCCTCCGGAGTGTACAGAGGACGTGTGAGTGCCCTGGGAAGGGGatctggggaggaaggaggaatttgGGGTTTCAGGTGCTGCCTTCCACGACAGCTGCTGGTCCAGTGGGAGCTCGGAACCTCAACTGGACCTTTCGGTTTTTTGGTGGAAATGTCCTTGTCCCCAGAGGGAAGACCAACCTCCACTCCAAGCTGCCTCTTCATCTGCCACCTCCTGTTTACTCTCTCTCCCGCTTTCCCATCCTGTATTTTTTGTTCCACCCTTTTTTACACTCTTATTTTCTCCAGTTTCCAGGAAGAACCAGGAACCATGAGGGCAGAAGGTACAGAGTTGAGCAACAGCGCACGATTCTGtcaccttctccccacccacccccaactcctTCTGAGTCCCCAGCTAGTCTAAGAAAACCTCCCAGGctgagccctccctccccctcagagAGGGCTGCCCCAGGGCAAGAAAAAACTGCCGCTCTATCACATTCCTTGCTAGACAAGGAgggggcgtggggggtggggtggcgggagGTTGGCCTCCTCTTAAGGGATGGAGAGACCTAAGATCCTGGGGAGAAGAactgccttctttcctttctgaaagCCTGGAACCTTTGGgagtggggtagggtggggataCACCCACTGCACAGGGAAGTGTTGTGAACCCCTCGTGACTGGAAGACAGGGTTACTAGCATTAGCTGGGTACTTTACAGGCATTCTTTCAGGTAATCCCCTTCTAATCCCATAAGGAAAAGACTATCATTACCCTATTTTGTAGATGAAAAACTAAGATTAAAGAGGCTAAGTAacatggccaaggtcacacagctattaagtagATGAGTTGGGATGTGAACCTAGATACCTGTGATTTTAGACTAGGTGCCTCTTAACTGTGACGCCAAATGTAATTTGTCCGTTCTAGTGTTGTATTTCCCCCCCTGTGCAAGCCAGTTGCCCTGGGGCCCTGGAGGACCTTTTCACTGGTACCAGGGGGAGGGCGTCCACAGTGATCCAGGGAAGGAATCTACTCCCTACCTCTTGCTGTGGGGTTGGACCAGAGGTCCAAGATCAGGGACAGGCAGAGGAACGCCTGGCCTGAATGGTGGGGTCCTTTTTCTCCAGGGCAGTTGGTTTGGAGTGCCCTGATCCTTGACT harbors:
- the TYRO3 gene encoding tyrosine-protein kinase receptor TYRO3 isoform X2, whose product is MALRRSMGRPGLPPPPPPPPPPPLPLPLLLAGLAALLLAEPAAAGLKLMGAPVKLTVSQGQPVKLNCSVEGMEEPEIQWVKDGAVVQSVDQVYIPVSEQHWIGFLSLKSVERSDAGRYWCQVEDGGEMETSQPVWLTVEGVPFFTVEPKDLAVPPNAPFQLSCEAVGPPEPVTIVWWRGGTKVGGPAPSPSVLNVTGVTQSTVFSCEAHNLKGLASSRPATVRLQALPAAPFNITVTKLSSSNASVAWTPGADGRALLQSCTVQVTQAPGGWEVLAVVVPVPPFTCLLRDLAPATNYSLRVRCANALGPSPYADWVPFRTKGLAPASAPQNLHAIRTDSGLILEWEEVIPGGPLEGPLGPYKLSWVQDNGTQGELTVEGTRANLTGWDPQKDLTVRVCISNAVGCGPWSQPLVVSSHDHAGQQGHPHSRTSWVPVVLGVLTALVTAAALALILLRKRRKETRFGQAFDSVMARGEPAVHFRAARSFNRERPERIEATLDSLGISDELKDKLEDVLIPEQQFTLGRMLGKGEFGSVREAQLKQEDGSFVKVAVKMLKADIIASSDIEEFLREAACMKEFDHPHVAKLVGVSLRSRAKGRLPIPMVILPFMKHGDLHAFLLASRIGENPFNLPLQTLVRFMVDIACGMEYLSSRNFIHRDLAARNCMLAEDMTVCVADFGLSRKIYSGDYYRQGCASKLPVKWLALESLADNLYTVHSDVWAFGVTMWEIMTRGQTPYAGIENAEIYNYLIGGNRLKQPPECTEDVYELMYQCWSADPKRRPTFTCLRMELESILGHLSVLSTSQDPLYINLERAEEPAEGGPLQLPGGEQASSGAGDGSSVGATGGTPSDYRYILSPGGLAERPGQEEEPPESPASEAQRRLLQQQGLLPHSSC
- the TYRO3 gene encoding tyrosine-protein kinase receptor TYRO3 isoform X1, whose translation is MALRRSMGRPGLPPPPPPPPPPPLPLPLLLAGLAALLLAEPAAAGLKLMGAPVKLTVSQGQPVKLNCSVEGMEEPEIQWVKDGAVVQSVDQVYIPVSEQHWIGFLSLKSVERSDAGRYWCQVEDGGEMETSQPVWLTVEGVPFFTVEPKDLAVPPNAPFQLSCEAVGPPEPVTIVWWRGGTKVGGPAPSPSVLNVTALPAAPFNITVTKLSSSNASVAWTPGADGRALLQSCTVQVTQAPGGWEVLAVVVPVPPFTCLLRDLAPATNYSLRVRCANALGPSPYADWVPFRTKGLAPASAPQNLHAIRTDSGLILEWEEVIPGGPLEGPLGPYKLSWVQDNGTQGELTVEGTRANLTGWDPQKDLTVRVCISNAVGCGPWSQPLVVSSHDHAGQQGHPHSRTSWVPVVLGVLTALVTAAALALILLRKRRKETRFGQAFDSVMARGEPAVHFRAARSFNRERPERIEATLDSLGISDELKDKLEDVLIPEQQFTLGRMLGKGEFGSVREAQLKQEDGSFVKVAVKMLKADIIASSDIEEFLREAACMKEFDHPHVAKLVGVSLRSRAKGRLPIPMVILPFMKHGDLHAFLLASRIGENPFNLPLQTLVRFMVDIACGMEYLSSRNFIHRDLAARNCMLAEDMTVCVADFGLSRKIYSGDYYRQGCASKLPVKWLALESLADNLYTVHSDVWAFGVTMWEIMTRGQTPYAGIENAEIYNYLIGGNRLKQPPECTEDVYELMYQCWSADPKRRPTFTCLRMELESILGHLSVLSTSQDPLYINLERAEEPAEGGPLQLPGGEQASSGAGDGSSVGATGGTPSDYRYILSPGGLAERPGQEEEPPESPASEAQRRLLQQQGLLPHSSC